The Planktothrix sp. FACHB-1365 sequence CTTTCTAAAGCTGTTTTTTGCTCTAAAATGCCTTCTAACTGTTGAGCAAGCTCTAAATGATCAGGTTGGAGATATAAAGCAATTCGATAAAAAATAATAGCGACATCCTCATAATTATTTTCAGCTAAATATTTTGCTACTTTTACATAAAGCTCAAAATCAGTCGGTAAAAAATGCTGCCATTGAGATAAATCAGAAGGTTGATTCAATTTTGAATAATAGTCATCAATAACTGAATCTGATCCCGCTTGAATTTGGTCTTGAATAACTTCTCCAATTCGATTTAAACTTGCTAATAAATCGGGATTTTGTTTCCAAGCGTTGAAATAAGCAAAAACCGCTTCTTGTTGGTTTTGTTGTTGATATAGAACTTCTCCTAAATAATAATAAGACCAACAAAACTCTGGATTGAGATCAATAGCTTTAGAATAAGCTAAAATCGCCTGATCCCATTGTTTTTGTTGAAGTAAAGCTGTTCCTAAGTTATGATAAGACCAAGAAAAATTCGGATTGAGTTCAATGGCTTGACGGTAAACAGCAATCGCTTCCACCCATTTATTGTGTTTAGAAAAAATATCTCCGAGTTGATGATAAGCCCAAGAAAAGTTGGGATCGAGTTCGATAGTTTTTTGGTAAAGTGTGATCGCATCTTCCCAGTTTTCTTGTTGGTGATAGATTTCAGCTTGTTGATATAAATCTGATACAGAAATTTCTGAGTTGACAGTGGAGTAACAATCAAACATGATTCAATATAAAAGGGATTAAATTTAATCTTTTGTTAATCGGTACACGATATAAAACATCAAACCAGCAATTGTGGGAATCGCCAGCAAATAGATCAATAAAACTTGAGAAATCCCACTAGCCACATATAATAAAGCACCGTAGGACCCAAATACAAAGATTAAGAATAAAATCAGTTTAATTGGAGTCCATTTAACGGGTTTTAGGGTCTGCATATTTTTACCGCCTAAATTGGGTAACATCACAGATTTAGGCGGTTTTCCAAAATTATCATGTTGTCCTGATGGCTTCTGTTTTGTCATTGTTCCTCAATTTACTTTCTTTAAACTACTGATCATCGATCTCAATAAGACTTATAATAACAGGTTGATAAGCTAAAACTTTAAATTTATGTTGAGTTCATCTCCTCGAGTTAGCGTTATTATTCCGGTTTACAATGGCGATCGCTACATGAGTCAAGCTATTGACAGTGTATTGAGTCAAACCTACTCCAACTATGAGATTATTATCGTTGATGATGGTTCAACAGATAATACCCATCAAATTATACAACATTACATCGAAAAATATCAGAATCAATCTCTAATTCGTTACATTTTTCAACCTAATCAAGGAGTTGCAGCCGCTAGAAATCGAGGAATTCAGGAAGCTAGAGGAGAATTTATTGCATTACTGGATCAAGATGATATGTTTTGGCCAGAAAAATTAGCCCATCAAGTTGCTTGTTTTCAGGCCAACCCTGATGTAGCAATTATTAATAGTGGTTGGCGTTTAATCGATGAAAATAATAATAGAATTTCTGATATTGAACCTTGGCATAATTTACCGAATTTAACCTTAGAAACTTGGGTAACTAGAACCCCCATTTTACCCAGTGCATTGATGTTTAGGCGAGATACTTGGCAGAAAATAGGGGGATTTGATTCTCGGTTTAACGGTGTGGATGACGTTGATTTTATTTGGCGTTTAGCATTGCATGAATATTCAGCAATTTGGTTAACTGAAATCACGGTTAATTATCGGCAACATCAAGAAACTGTTTCTAATACAAAAGCTAAAGAACGAGCTAATTTAATGATAGCTGTTCAAGATCAATTTTTTGGTCAGCCTAATTTACCGGATGAAATTCGTCAACTTGAAAAACTAACTCGATATGAATCTTTGACTTGGATGGCATGGCATTTATATCATACCCATCATCCTCAGCAAATGGCTGAATTTCTACAAAAATCTTTGTCCTACACTCCTTATACTATCGCTATTACCATTTCCGATTGGGTACATCGGTTCATGGGGTATTGTCTGGCTTATGGGTATGAACTGGAACTCGAAAATTTCTATAATTTACAAGATTGGAAACAATTAATTTCTAAAATAATTCCTCAAACTAAACCTAGGGTTAGTGTTATTATTCCAACCTATAACTGTGATCAATATATTGAACAATGTGTTAAGAGTGTTCTGGAACAAACCTATACAAATTATGAAGTTATTGTTATTGATGATGGATCTCAGGATAAAACTCAACAAATTTTAAAACCTTTTTTGTCTGTAATTAAATATATCTATCAAAACAATCAAGGAGCCGCAAAAGCCAGAAATCATGGTTGTGAAATTGCTCAAGGAGAATTTTTGGCTTTTTTAGATGGAGATGACTTTTTTTTACCTCAAAAATTAGCGGAACAGGTTGCAACTTTTGATCATGATCCGACTATTGATTTAGTTCAAAGTGGCTGGTGTATTGTTAATCAAAAAGACATCGGAGTGAGTGTCATTACGCCTTGGGGAAACGCACCGGAATTAAATTTAGAAACTTGGATTTTACATAAGTGTGTGCGTCCGAGTGCTATGATTTTGCGGCGAGAATGGTGGGAAAAAGTTGGAGGATTTGATCATCGTTATCCTCCTACAGAAGACTTGGATTTTGTTTTACGCCTTTCTTTAATGGGATGTAAAACCGTTTGGTTTAAAGAAATTCATGCCTGTTATCGTCAACATGATCATAACTTAATGTCAGGAGGATTAAAAGTTATTGAAAATACTGAAATTGTTATGAATCAATTTTTTAATCATCCAAATCTTCCTGATCAAATTCGTAAATTACATCGAAAAGAAAGTTATGAGCGCTGGGTTTGGTTAGCTTGGCGAATGTATCGAGATGGTTATCCTGATTTAATGATATATTGTTTAGAAAACTCTATAAAATATACTTTTTCTCCTCTAACTGAAACCATCTCTCAATGGCTTGATGCGTTTCAAAATATTGCAGCAGACTATGGAGAAAAAATCGATACTTATGCTTTAATTAAATCTCAGGAATGGCAATCCGTTTTAAATAAAATTATGAATCCAAAACTCAGCACCGAATCTAAACCTCAATTAACACCCGCCACTAATAAACCTCATATTATGTTAATGAATACTGATGATCCCGGTATTGGAGGTTTAGCACAATATGATCATTTAATTTTATGTGAATTAGCTAAATTAGGCTATCGGGTAACAGCCGTTAGACCCCAACATTATAACCCCTTAGTTGAGGAAGAAAAAGAGTTAGGAATTCAGCAATATTGGTTAGACTATAGTACCAGTAAAGATTTACCGAGAATTCTCAGAAATACCCAAGATGCAGAAACTCTTTATCAGGAAATAAAGCCCGATTTTATTATTTTTAGTGATGGCTGGCCTTACTCCCATTTTGCCGCTAAACAAGTGGCAATTCAACAGAATATTCCCTATATGATGGCGATAGGATTAGCCATGCCAGAACACATTGATTTTACTATGGGAGATAATGTTCCCTATGCCAAAGGAGTCTTATATCAATATGGATTGGCTCGGACTTTTAATACCGCAGCCTATGAACATCTTAACATTTTACAAGAGAAATTTGGCTTACCCAAAGATAAAGGAAATGTGGTATATTATGGACGATCAGAAAAATATTTTGCTCCTCCTAATTTAGCAAATCGTCAACGGTTGCGCCAAGAAATAGGGATTCCTGAAGATGGGATTATGTGTTTAACAACGGCAAGGTTAGCACCCATTAAAGGACATCGGTTTCAATTAGAAGCGATCGCCCAATTAAAACACACTTCTATCTGGGAAAAATTATACTTTGTTTGGGCAGGAACAGGAGAAGGAAGTGATCACAATTTAGAACCTGAATTAAAAGAAAAAGTTGAGCATTTAGGTGTTAGCGATCGCGTGATATTCTTAGGACAACGGTGGGATATTCCCGACTGGTTAGATGCCTGTGATATCTTTGTATTAACTTCCTTAGCCGAAGCCGCTCCTTCCTTTGCAATTATGGAAGCAATGGCAAAAGGATTACCCATTATTGCCTCGGCTGCGGGGGGTATTCCCGAAGGATTAGGAGAGACCGGGAAACTGTTAACTAATCCTAATATTGATCCTCAAAAAACGGTAACTGATCTTGTTCAAGCCCTGCAAGAATTAGCTGTTAATCCTCTATTATTATCTAAAATGGGTGTAGCATCTAAACAACGGGCGGAAGAACTGTTTAAAGAAGACCGGATGTTAAAACAAACCCTAACTATTATTAAACAAGCCCTAGAAGCAGAATTTGATTCTGACTTGGCCAATCAACCCCAAATTAAAACAGGAATTAAACAATTAAATCAACAGTTAAATTATGCTTCCTGTCTGTGGAATGCTTGGTTTGCCTATACCCAAAATAATCAAACCGATATGTTAAAATACCTGCAAGCATCCTTAAAGGTTTCAACCTCGGAATTTATTACCGAAACCCTATTAGATTGGGTCGAGGATTTTGTCAGACTCTCAACCTATAAAAATCAACCCTTAAACACCTTAACCCTAACCCAATCTTCTCAATGGAAATACCTGATGGAAACCCTCCTCGGTATTCGTTCTTAGTTAGCCATCCTATCCCTTCCTGAAAAAATGTTATATTAAGATGAAAACCCCATCCATAAATCCACTTTAAGCTATGTCAAATCCTACTCAAATCCTATTAGATATTCCAGAAATTGAACTGCCTCCTACCCAAGATCAACTCCCCTGTGATGATGGAATTCCGATGGAAACAGCACGCCATAAACTGCAAATGGACTTATTAATAGAACCCCTTAGTCATGCTTTACAAGATCAAGATATTTATATTGGGGGGAATATGTTTGTTTACTATAGTCTCGCCCAAGTTCGCAATCAAGACTTTCGAGGGCCAGATGTTTTTATTGTTTTAGATGTTCCTCGTAAAGAACGAAAAAGCTGGGTGATTTGGGAAGAAGGAAAAGGGCCAGATATAGTCATTGAACTACTTTCTGAAAGTACCGCACAACGGGATAAAAACGAGAAAAAATTAATTTATCAAAATCAAATGCGAGTCACCGAATATTTTTGGTATGATCCATTTAATCCCCAAGATTGGCAAGGATTTCGTTTAGACGGAGGTGATTATGAACCCCTAGAACTAGATACTAAAGGACAGTTAGAAAGCCAGAAATTAGGCTTAAAATTGGTTCGCTGGTCAGGAATATTTTATAATATTAATACTGTTTGGTTACGCTGGGCAACCTTAGAAGGGGAACTATTACCTAATAGTCAAGAACGAGAAAAAACAGCCCAAGAAAACGCAGAAACTGAACGCCAACGAGCAGAAACTGAGCGCCAACGAGCAGAAACTGAGCGCCAACGGGCAGACAAAGCAGAACAAAAAGCTAATCGTTTAGTCGAATTACTACGGGCTGCGGGGATTGATCCTGATCAAATTGAATGATTAAATTTTATAGTTTTAACAGGTAAGATACCTGTTCCACTCATCTTATTGATCACAGAGGAATAGTCAAGTTCAAAATCCCTATTTATTAAGATTTATGGGGATCAAACTATACACATAAAATAGTAGATTAGTCATGAAAACAGCATTAATTTGTGGCGTATCGGGACAAGATGGTGCTTATTTAGCAGATCTTTTATTAAAAAAAGGTTATTCCGTTTATGGCACGTCACGGGATGCTCAAATGTCTTCTTTTAACAATTTATCCCGTCTAGGAATTCGAGAAAAAATCAAATTAGAATCCATGAGTCTGACGGATTTTAGAAGTGTATTACAAATCCTGACCAAAATTCAACCGGATGAAGTCTATAATTTAGCAGGTCAAAGTTCAGTCGGGTTATCCTTTGAACAACCTGTAGAAACGTTAGAAAGTATGGCAATTGGAACTTTAAATTTATTAGAGGCGATTCGATTTACCAAAGCCAAAATTAAACTTTATAACGCCAGTTCTAGTGAATGTTTTGGAGATACTAAAGGACTTCCTGCCGATGAAAATACTCCTTTTCGTCCCCGCAGCCCTTATGCTGTTGCCAAAGCTACCGCTTTTTGGGAAGTTGCAAACTATCGAGAAGCTTATGGTTTATTTGCCTGTTCGGGTATTTTATTTAACCATGAATCGCCCCTGCGTCCTGAACGATTTGTTACCCAAAAAATTATTAAAGCGGCGATTGATATTGCAGATGGAAAACAACAGAAACTGTATTTAGGGGATATTTCTATTCAACGAGATTGGGGTTGGGCACCGGAATATGTAGAAGCCATGTATTTAATGTTGCAACAGCAAGAACCCGATGATTATGTAATTGCAACGGGAGAAACTTATTCTTTAGCAGAATTTATTGAATCTGCCTTTACTTGTCTAGGTTTAAATTGGCAAGATTATGTAGAATCTGATAGTAATTTATTACGACCTACGGATATTGCGGTGGGTCGAGGAAATCCCACTAAGGCAGAACAAAAGTTAGGATGGAAAGCAAAATATAAAATGCCGGATGTTGTTAGAATGATGGTAGTAAGCCCTTCAGGGCTTCCCTATTAATCCAAAACAATTAAAACAATAAAATTATGTCTAATTATACACCCTTAAAAACGACAATTCTTCCATTAGAAAATGGCGATCGGTTAACTCGTCCAGAATTTGAACGGCGTTACCAAGCTATGCCAAATCATCAAAAAGCAGAATTAATTGAAGGAGTAGTTTATATGGCTTCCCCATTACGTTTTCGTAGTCATGGAGAACCCCATGCTCAAATTAATACCTGGTTAGGGGTTTATTATGCAGCAACTCCTGGGGTTTTAGCCGCCGATAATACAACTGTCCGACTCGATGGGGAAAACGAACCCCAACCCGATGCTATTTTATTGATTGATCCCAATTTAGGAGGACAATGCCACATTAGTGAAGATGATTATATTGAAGGTGCACCAGAATTAATTGTAGAAATTGCAGCCAGTAGTGCAGCTTATGATCTTTATGATAAAAAAAGAGCTTATCAACGCAATGGTGTAAAAGAATATTTAGTATGGCAGGTTTATGAACGCCAAATTTGTTGGTGGAAACTTCAGGAAGGAGAATATATGCCTTTAGAACCTGATCAGGAGGGGGTGATTAAAAGTCAAGTATTTCCTGGTTTATGGTTGGAGATGCGATCGCTTTTAGAAGGGAATTTGGCTGAGGTATTAAAAAAATTACAGGAAGGAATAGAAAGTCTTGAGCATCAAGAATTTATCCGTCAATTGTGTTAAAATAGTTAATTTTAAACCCATCTATAATGTCATTTTAGCGATCGCATTCGTCAAACAGGAATCCCATGGACAAAAACACCTTAGTTCTTCTTACATGAGAAGTTATGTGATAATTTATATCTAAATCCTCAAGAAAGTTAAAAATTTCTAGCTCTAGGGCAAAAATTCCGAGTCCAATAACTGATCAGATGTAAAAAGACATTCTTCAGGAAATATTGTAGCCGGAAGATCGGTTGTTTTAATCACTTGCTTTCTCGCTTTAGGATAAATTTCTTGTATCTCCTGCAAAAAATAATTATACAGGGTTTTGGACTTTAATAATAATTCTAGTTCAAACCGAAAATTATCAATTTCCGTTTGCCAACCTTTACCACAACGCTCTCGTTCTGATTCCCAATATTGGTAAAGTAATAAATGAATTAGTAATTGTCTCAAATAACTAGAAACCTTACGTTTTTGTTCATTCCCCAAAGCCAATACTTCCTCCATTAAATGTATTAAATCCAGTCCATTTATATCTTTTTTTTCTAACTTTTGATAAGTGTCTTGTAACCAGAGATAATAATCCTGTTCATAAAGACTAGAATTCTCAATATTATTCATTAAAACACCTCAAATTTTATTATTAGCTACCTATACTTGACCCCCACGCCATTTAAAAATAATCGTCTCCTCAGCTTGCTTAAATTCTATATCAAACAAATCAAACACCACCTCCCTACCTAGAAGAATCTCCTCACAAAAATCCGTTTGTGCCCAAGCGACAGGCGCGGTAAAAATATGACCATCCAATTGTATTTCTACCTGTCGTAATAGATACTCAATACTGCCACCAACTCCTTCTGCTTTATTATTAATTTCTCCTTCCGCCTTAGCACAACCTAAATCCCTCCCTAATTTCTTGGTGATTAAACTGAGTTCAGCGCCAGAATCAACAAGTATTTTCACTTTCACTGCGTTCTGAGACTTCATTATTAACTCATACTTAGGTTGCCAATCGTGAGCTTTTAATGTTCTCATTCTCACAGGATAAAAGCGGATAGGTTCTACAAACTCGCTTTCAAATATACGCTCAATTACATAATCTAGGCTTGATAAGCTTGGAGCGATGCCACTCTTCATTTTGTCATAATCTCGATCATGACTAATCACGCCTTTATTCGTATAAGCGATCCACTGACCCCGATATATTTTTAATTTGGGGCGATTGGCTTTATACCAATCATTAGTTGTGGCATATTCTGGTTCCATTATTAATGCTCTCCCTTGAATAATATCCAGAAAAAATTGAATACTTGAAGATGATAAGCTAAGATTAGCATATAATTAGGTTGATGGCATAGTCGCGTTGTCCCAAAGCCAGAATCCGATTCAGTCTATAGCAGTCAACACAATTTGGCTTTGATCTTGCCCTACAATTAGGTAAAATTACAAGACCAGTTTTGACGAATAACTAAGGATTTAGCACCCAGACATGAAAAAACTAAAAGCAATTAACTGTATATGGGATTTTACGGGATCAGAGTCTTGTTAAGATGGCAGAAGTTATTGTTAAATTAGGATCAGACTCATCTATTAGGGAGCTTCCCCTACCTCAACAGGATGCTGACTCAGGACTAGAGGGTATACAGTTGAAGTTACAACGGATTCAAGCGGATTTAGAGCGTTCTACGGTGTTTGTGCAGTCTGTAAAGACAGATTTGCAAAGCCGTGAACAACGGAAATCCTAGAACCCGGGAACTCTTGTACAGATTGATCGTCCTCTTGCCAATCGTGCCTATCGATTTCAAAGTTGAAATTGTGATAAGATGCCCTATGTTGACCCAACCCCAAACTAACAACCCTTATTCTTTGAGAGTGTGGAATTTATGACGGTGACAGCCTTTCAGCAAGCCAATCAACTGTTAAGAGAAGGAAAATTAGAAGAAGCGATGGTCGCTTATCGACAAGCGATCAAGCAGAATCCACAATTTTATGGTGCTTATCAGAATTTAGGGGAAACTTTGGGGAAGTTGGGGCGGTGGGAAGAAGCAGTTGAAGCCTATAGGCAAGCAGTGGAGTTAAAACCGGATGCAGCTTGGTCAAGTTGGGGGCTAAGTCAAGCGTTACAACAGGTAGGACGACTTGAGGAGGCTCAAAAGCTGGGTGATCTAGCCATTGAGATTGATCCGAAGAGTCATCATCAGGGGCGATTGGTGATGGCATCGGATGCGGGGGATGAAGCTCTTAAGGCTCGTCAGAAAGCTTTAGATTTAAAGAGCAAGTCTGCTAGCTTTTCAGCATCTAAATATGGCTACGCTAATCCTTATGAAACCTGGATAGCCGAAAATGAACCTAATGCAGAAGAATTGGCTTGCCAAATTCAAAAATCGAAAAAATTGGCTTATAGACCTTTGATGAGCATTATTACTCCTGTATATAATACTCCAACCGACATTCTTAAAAAAACAATTGATTCTGTTATCAAGCAGACTTATGATAATTGGCAGTTATGCCTGGTAGACGGTAATTCAACTACAACTGGAACTAAAGAAGTATTACAAGAATGGAATGTTAAAGAGCCACGAATTAAAGTTAAATTTCTTGGTGAAAACTTTGGTATTTCGGGAAATTCTAATAAGGCTCTCGAACTTGCTCAAGGAGAGTTTGTTGCTTTGCTTGACCACGACGATGAGTTAACTCCTTTTGCTTTATTTGAGGTTATAAAATTTTTGAACGATCATCCTGATTGTGATGTAATTTATAGCGACGAGGACAAAATAGATTTAGAAGGCAATCGTTCTGATCCATTTTTTAAACCTGATTGGAGTCCAGAGCTTCTTCGTTCTTTCATGTATACTGGACATTTAACTGTTTACCGTCATCGGTTAGTCAAAGAGGTTGGTGGCTTTCGCTCTGAATTTGACTTTTCTCAAGATTACGATTTGGCTTGGCGTATTACTGAAATTTCTAAACAGATTGCTCATATACCTAAAGTTCTATATCACTGGAGAATTATAAAGGGTTCTGCTGCTGCAGGCGACAAAAAATTTGCAAGGCAAAGCAATTTAGCAGCTTTAGGTTCAGCAATGAAGCGTCAAGGATATAAAGCTGAAATTTTGAAATACCCAACAGCAAATAGAGCAAAAATAAAACTAAATGAAGTCCCTCTAGTTTCTTTAATTATTCCTACCGACAATCAGCAGGTTTTATTTGATTGTCTTAACAGTTTACTAAATAAAACTCGCTATTCTCAACTAGAAATTTTAGTTGTTACTAACTCCAATTTGTCTGAAAAAGTCAAAGAACAATACAATGGCTTTTCTTTCATTAAGACGGTAATATTTGATGAAACTTTCAATTTTTCTGCTAAGTGTAATCAAGGTGCAGAGAAAGCATTGGGAGAATATTTACTGTTTTTTAACGACGATGTAAGACCCATTGATGAGGATTGGGTCGAATCCATGTTGGAAATGATACAGTATGAGGGGGTTGGCGACGTCTCCCCTAAACTTATATATGAAAATGGTTTAGTACAGTATGCTGGTATGGTTACGGGAGTACGAGGCTTTGTCGGTACGGCTTTTCACCAGCAGCCTCATAATTCGACTTGGTACTTTAACTTTGTTCAATCAACTAGAACTGTATCAGTTTTATCGGGGGCTTGTTGCTTAGTTAGAAAAAGTGTTTTCCTAAAAATAGGAGGTTGGGATGAAGAAAATACTCCAATAATGGGGTCGGATCTTGATTTTTCTTTTAAAATCCGAGAGCTAGGTTTACGCTTAGTTTATACTCCGTTTGCTGAATTGAACCATATCGGTCATTTATCTATAGGCGCTGCAAAGAAGCAAAAGAAAAAATTATTGACTTCAGATAAGTCCGATCTATTTTTGCTGAAGCGGTGGGGGAAATACCTGAGTTATGATCCTTACTATACTGATAATATGCGCTTTTTTCTGTACTATGATTCTCCGACTAAATACAAAATGTATGCAACTAACAACACCTTAGTTCATAAATCGTCTCGGGATATTTTATTAGTAAGTCATGACATGACTTGGAGTGGTGCGTCTTTGATGTTACATACTTTGGCTGGGTGTCTTCAAAAAAGTGGGTACTTTGTAACGGTTATAGCGCCAGAAACAGGAGCCTTAGTTCAAGAATACCAAAGGCTTAATATTCCTGTAGTTATCGACCCTCTGGTTACGGATTCTCCTCATAAATTAGAAAGTTTATTAAAAAATTACGATTTAGTTGTAGCTAATACTATTGTTACTTACTCTGCTGCTATAGCGAGTAAAAAAATGGGCAAATTAGTTATTTGGTTAATACATGAAGGCTTTTTCGGTCAGGAACTTGCAGGGTCTAATTGGAATGTTCAGCGTGCTTTTATAGAGGCGGATGCAATTGTGTTTCCTTCAAAACAAGCAGAAAGTAGATATGAGAAATTTACAAAAAGAGATAATTTTACCGTAATACATTATGGAATTCAGTTAAGACAAATTAACCACACGACTACCAAGAGGTCTTTTCCTGGGACTTCTCCTCCTCAAAAAATTCGTGTAATTCAGGTTGGTAGTATTGAACCGCGTAAAGGACAAGACACTACGGTTAAAGCTATTCAGGTTTTGCCTAAGACTCTTCAAAACGTCTTTGAGTTTTACTTCGTGGGGCGCACTCTAGATAAACCCTATTGCGACGAGTTGTTAAAACTTACTGCCGATTTGGAAAATGTTCATTGGATCGGTGAAGTCTCTCCGAGTGAAGCTTTGAGGTACATTTCAGAATCTGATGTAGTTGTCTGTTCGTCACGGGATGAAACTGGTCCGATTTTTGTTTTAGAAGGAATGTATTTCCAGAAGTCTATTATTTCAACTTTTGTAGGAGTGGTTCCAGAAGTTATAGAGCATAGGGTTAATGGGTTGCTATTTGACATAGAAGACGATCGAGGTCTGGCAAATAATATGGTTTACCTTTACCAAAATCCTTCTCTGTTTTCAAAGTTTGGCGAGTTAGGATTCGCAAAATTTGAGGAGTTATTCACCGTAGAAAAGTATGGGAGCAGCTTTACCAGCTTAATTGAAAGATTAAGTAAGGATAGCTCAAGTAATTCGCCTGACTCTGAAAAATATACAGAAGTTCAGCGCTTAACAGAAGCCTATGGTTTTCTCCATGAAGAGCTAGAAAAAGCCCAGGTTTTTATTGAGCATCGAGATCGAGAAATTAAGCAACTCAAAGAAAATTATGATATCTTACATGAAGATAGGAAAAAGGCACAAATTATTATGGAGTATCAAGCCCGAGAAATTAAACACTTAAAAGAGGAATATGAAAAGCTAGTTGAAATGAATAAGGGTTTGGTAGCAGGACATAACTAATAGCGAAAAGTTAAGTGCTTCGATAGCCAATAAAATAGCCTTGCTTATGGTTTGCGATTTTACTTGATCTTAAAAAATGTCAGTTTATTGTAGGGTTTATCAGATATGAATTTACGCTTGTATGAGACTCGTCGCGGATTAATGTTTGAAAAGTCAAGTCAATATTCAGATAATGGGCAAAATATGGCGATCGCTGAGAGGGATAAACAGATTGAACAGCAAGCAAAAGAAATCGATCGCTTAAAATCTTCTTTTAACAATCTTCTCGAAGATCGGAAAAAGGCGCAGCAGATTATGGAATACCAAGCGCAAAAAATTACAGAATTAACGAAGCTCCAGGTACAAATAACCGATGATTGGACTGAAGCAGACATGGC is a genomic window containing:
- a CDS encoding glycosyltransferase, producing the protein MTVTAFQQANQLLREGKLEEAMVAYRQAIKQNPQFYGAYQNLGETLGKLGRWEEAVEAYRQAVELKPDAAWSSWGLSQALQQVGRLEEAQKLGDLAIEIDPKSHHQGRLVMASDAGDEALKARQKALDLKSKSASFSASKYGYANPYETWIAENEPNAEELACQIQKSKKLAYRPLMSIITPVYNTPTDILKKTIDSVIKQTYDNWQLCLVDGNSTTTGTKEVLQEWNVKEPRIKVKFLGENFGISGNSNKALELAQGEFVALLDHDDELTPFALFEVIKFLNDHPDCDVIYSDEDKIDLEGNRSDPFFKPDWSPELLRSFMYTGHLTVYRHRLVKEVGGFRSEFDFSQDYDLAWRITEISKQIAHIPKVLYHWRIIKGSAAAGDKKFARQSNLAALGSAMKRQGYKAEILKYPTANRAKIKLNEVPLVSLIIPTDNQQVLFDCLNSLLNKTRYSQLEILVVTNSNLSEKVKEQYNGFSFIKTVIFDETFNFSAKCNQGAEKALGEYLLFFNDDVRPIDEDWVESMLEMIQYEGVGDVSPKLIYENGLVQYAGMVTGVRGFVGTAFHQQPHNSTWYFNFVQSTRTVSVLSGACCLVRKSVFLKIGGWDEENTPIMGSDLDFSFKIRELGLRLVYTPFAELNHIGHLSIGAAKKQKKKLLTSDKSDLFLLKRWGKYLSYDPYYTDNMRFFLYYDSPTKYKMYATNNTLVHKSSRDILLVSHDMTWSGASLMLHTLAGCLQKSGYFVTVIAPETGALVQEYQRLNIPVVIDPLVTDSPHKLESLLKNYDLVVANTIVTYSAAIASKKMGKLVIWLIHEGFFGQELAGSNWNVQRAFIEADAIVFPSKQAESRYEKFTKRDNFTVIHYGIQLRQINHTTTKRSFPGTSPPQKIRVIQVGSIEPRKGQDTTVKAIQVLPKTLQNVFEFYFVGRTLDKPYCDELLKLTADLENVHWIGEVSPSEALRYISESDVVVCSSRDETGPIFVLEGMYFQKSIISTFVGVVPEVIEHRVNGLLFDIEDDRGLANNMVYLYQNPSLFSKFGELGFAKFEELFTVEKYGSSFTSLIERLSKDSSSNSPDSEKYTEVQRLTEAYGFLHEELEKAQVFIEHRDREIKQLKENYDILHEDRKKAQIIMEYQAREIKHLKEEYEKLVEMNKGLVAGHN